The proteins below are encoded in one region of Hevea brasiliensis isolate MT/VB/25A 57/8 unplaced genomic scaffold, ASM3005281v1 Scaf144, whole genome shotgun sequence:
- the LOC131176512 gene encoding probable protein phosphatase 2C 74: protein MIHLEDFLRGFSIISLFIYFLQSLRKAISMASLCLSSPSSSSSSLPSPPPPPPLSWITSQLVLDRGEDRSFQDSLISTTCQEDDIVSEDVNLLRDHETQMEEKSMQENQHFEAYQKGLHDRYSSPGVDPAGGPVGKELDSLVMEKDAAENNSKGTTKLKKRPARLVLPEYYPKLEFGEKDRKLENMEFEDKGRDFCLASKKGRRQVMEDGYGIMTDILGDAKQAFFAVIDGHGGRAAADYVAENLGKNIVKALENVGKDEDDDHHQPLEQAIRQGYLVTDREFLSQQGVSSGACVASALLKDGELHVANVGDCRVVLSRKGVADTLTVDHRLSREDEKLRIENSGGFVHCRNGIWRVQGSLAISRAIGDLHLKDWVISDPEIKCLPLTSDCEFLIMASDGLWDKVNEQEAVDVVLRDGNSVESCKKLIDMSFGRGNMDDITVMVINLHNFLPN from the exons ATGATACACTTAGAAGATTTCTTACGGGGTTTCTCtattatatctcttttcataTACTTTCTTCAAAGCCTTAGGAAAGCCATTTCAATGGCTTCTTTGTGTCTTAGTTctccttcctcttcttcttcttctttgcctTCTCCTCCTCCGCCTCCTCCTCTTTCATGGATTACCAGCCAGCTTGTTCTTGATCGAGGAGAAGATCGGTCTTTTCAAGATTCATTAATCTCGACGACATGTCAAGAAGATGATATTGTTTCAGAAGATGTGAATTTATTACGTGATCATGAAACGCAGATGGAAGAGAAATCCATGCAAGAAAATCAGCATTTTGAAGCATATCAAAAGGGTTTGCATGATAGGTATTCATCACCAGGTGTCGATCCTGCAGGTGGCCCAGTAGGTAAAGAATTGGATTCTTTGGTAATGGAAAAGGATGCAGCAGAGAATAATAGTAAGGGTACTACCAAATTGAAGAAGAGACCTGCAAGGCTGGTTTTGCCAGAATATTATCCAAAACTAGAATTTGGTGAGAAAGATAGGAAATTGGAGAATATGGAATTTGAGGATAAAGGTAGAGATTTCTGTTTGGCTAGCAAGAAAGGTAGAAGACAAGTCATGGAAGATGGTTATGGGATCATGACTGATATTCTAGGAGATGCAAAGCAG GCATTTTTTGCTGTGATTGATGGACATGGAGGCCGTGCAGCAGCTGACTATGTAGCTGAAAATTTAGGAAAGAACATTGTAAAAGCCCTGGAAAATGTAGGAAAGGACGAAGATGATGATCATCATCAACCACTAGAACAAGCCATTCGCCAAGGCTACCTGGTTACAGATAGGGAGTTTCTTAGCCAGCag GGTGTAAGTAGTGGAGCTTGTGTGGCTAGTGCGCTGTTGAAAGATGGAGAATTACACGTAGCGAATGTGGGTGACTGTAGAGTAGTTTTGAGCAGAAAAGGAGTAGCTGATACATTAACAGTTGATCACCGTCTTAGCAGAGAAGATGAGAAGCTTCGCATTGAGAATTCT GGAGGTTTTGTGCATTGCCGGAATGGAATTTGGAGAGTTCAAGGTTCACTTGCCATTTCTAGAGCTATTGGAGACCTGCATTTAAAAGATTGGGTCATTTCTGATCCAGAAATTAAATGTCTTCCACTAACTTCCGATTGCGAGTTCTTGATAATGGCCTCTGATGGATTGTGGGATAAG GTAAATGAGCAAGAAGCAGTTGATGTAGTACTAAGGGACGGGAATTCAGTGGAGAGTTGCAAAAAGCTTATAGATATGTCATTTGGCAGAGGCAATATGGATGATATAACTGTGATGGTCATAAACCTTCATAATTTCTTGCCAAATTAA